The Dioscorea cayenensis subsp. rotundata cultivar TDr96_F1 unplaced genomic scaffold, TDr96_F1_v2_PseudoChromosome.rev07_lg8_w22 25.fasta BLBR01000230.1, whole genome shotgun sequence genome includes a window with the following:
- the LOC120253860 gene encoding protein LNK2-like has translation MFDWNEDRVGDTIWGEFSESEDHIVPYPKEGEEDTLLICHDFGKKQKNEGSTTDIKSAQQTSEDKRDLPGCDFENSSSCNANKEFSAPRLDLDSWPDLPSISAALSKGYNDENNESSLQAGLMDFSEASNLNSVRVQLEGNHELFNNEHDDREDDSFLDCDWANMGDFDDLDKIFRSNDSIFGHDIGSNADEFLSSSADVISGTAQSIPMPDIPMSRDQPSDQEFPYAFSEHSDGIRKPEENVHPQSTFPYHLWQTSDITVKTEEQMVSSSNLTNHSSGIQTQPSDKAGKQSKQVKPRKKAEDRSKNNFSQNLNGAWSNRISQSQQFPSPKAHPSLLTSVQTFQHPAISQQRQGESEHMGYPISSSQFMFSGYGFPAYSFPAIPVLPCAPAERNQMAPVVVGYKSNVDQSKGPNSSDKLPDSSKPLTMTPQEKIEKLRRRQQMQAMLAIQQQQQQFGKQISGSDSLASQACSQKNQNQDASTSTIGVEESANKILSSEIEKMKFYTSMQLDTRVKLGIRDSLFRLAKSAMERQSASDRSSTNKINREDDEVAAKI, from the exons ATGTTTGATTGGAACGAGGACCGG GTCGGGGACACAATATGGGGTGAATTTAGTGAGAGTGAAGACCATATTGTGCCTTATCCTAAAGAAGGTGAAGAGGACACATTGCTTATTTGTCATGATTTTGGCAAAAAGCAGAAGAACGAAGGGAGCACAACTGATATAAAGTCTGCACAACAAACTTCTGAAGACAAAAGGGATTTACCTGGATGTGATTTTGAAAACAGTTCTAGTTGCAATGCAAATAAAGAGTTTTCTGCTCCAAGGCTTGACTTGGACTCATGGCCTGATTTACCTTCCATAAGTGCTGCACTTAGTAAAGGGTACaatgatgaaaataatgagAGCTCATTGCAGGCTGGATTAATGGACTTTTCTGAAGCATCTAACTTAAACAGTGTTAGAG TGCAGCTAGAGGGCAATCATGAACTCTTCAATAATGAGCATGATGATAGGGAGGATGACAGTTTTCTTGATTGTGATTGGGCTAATATGGGAGACTTCGACGATCTTGATAAAATATTTAG AAGCAATGACTCCATATTTGGACATGATATTGGCAGTAATGCAGATGAATTTCTATCTTCATCTGCAGATGTTATTAGTGGCACTGCACAGTCAATTCCTATGCCA GATATTCCTATGAGCAGGGACCAGCCGTCTGATCAAGAATTTCCATATGCTTTTAGTGAACATTCTGATGGGATTAGAAAGCCAGAAGAGA ATGTTCATCCACAGTCTACATTTCCTTATCATCTTTGGCAGACATCTGATATTACTGTGAAAACTGAAGAGCAAATGGTATCTTCATCCAATCTGACTAATCACTCTTCTGGGATTCAAACTCAGCCATCAGACAAG GCGGGTAAGCAATCAAAACAGGTGAAGCCTCGCAAAAAAGCAGAGGATAGAAGCAAGAATAATTTTTCACAGAACCTGAACGGTGCTTGGTCCAATAGAATCAGCCAAAGCCAACAATTTCCAAGTCCAAAAGCGCATCCTTCTCTGTTAACTTCTGTGCAAACTTTCCAGCATCCAGCTATCAGTCAGCAAAGGCAGGGCGAGTCTGAACATATGGGGTACCCAATCTCGTCCAGTCAGTTTATGTTTTCTGGATATGGATTTCCGGCCTACTCATTTCCGGCGATTCCTGTGCTTCCATGTGCGCCAGCTGAAAGGAACCAGATGGCACCAGTAGTTGTTGGTTACAAATCTAATGTGGATCAATCTAAAGGTCCCAATAGTTCAGATAAACTGCCAGATAGCTCAAAACCATTGACCATGACACCTcaagaaaagatagaaaaactAAGACGACGGCAGCAGATGCAAGCAATGCTTGCTAttcagcagcaacagcagcaatTTGGTAAGCAAATCAGTGGTTCAGACAGTCTGGCCTCTCAAGCTTGTTCGCAGAAGAATCAAAATCAGGATGCTTCAACAAGTACTATTGGAGTTGAAGAAAGTGCAAATAAGATACTGTCATCAGAAATAGA AAAAATGAAGTTTTATACTTCAATGCAGCTTGACACAAGAGTAAAACTTGGCATTAGAGATAGCTTGTTTCGTCTGGCCAAAAGTGCTATGGAAAGACAAAGTGCAAGTGATAGAAGCAGTACTAACAAAATCAACAGAGAAGATGATGAGGTTGCTGCAAAAATATAG